The Pyrus communis chromosome 14, drPyrComm1.1, whole genome shotgun sequence sequence ATTCAACCACAAATGAGGTTAAGATTATAGCTAATACAATATACACTAAAAAAGATCTTAACAATGAagaaataatcccaaaaatcatACTCAACCTGCATTGCAGAAATGAAAACTGTAGCTTATAAACATTCTCAATGTCCTCAGCAAGTCCTCTCTCCAATGGCTCTGCAATCTACAAAAGGTTTTTAGAAGATtataaattgaatcacataaaatttctgaaattaggtAGCTTCTTACCAtagttattttattctttttattggGTGTTTCAGCAAAACATTTGATTGACAAAGACTACACTGTTTCACAAAATGAAACAACAGGATCAACCTATAAACAAAAgcatatccatcaagaaaagaagaaaataaaattttacattcTTAAGGGGTGgaaaaattactttaaaaagaaaaaaacgtgAAGAGAGGATGAGGATTGGGAGCAACCAATTACCTTGCCTTCCACTTCCAAATAAAGCTCTCTTAGGTCCTTCATTATTCAGATGTAGCCTATAACACATTAATTTATGTtacaaaaaacctaaaaattaagCACCAAATCTTTCACTTcaaattccataaaaattaaacctttgaaacaaaaattattgGGCTTTCTCTTGTGAGGAGGAGTTCAAAACTCACAGTTCTGCAAGACGGGGCATCGACCGTAGATTCGATTGGTCCCGGATTTCACATTTGTTTTCTGCCCTTTGTAAAAATCACAGAGCAGCCACCCTCCCCCATTGCAATCCTCGCAGAGAATCGCCACGTCAGCCTTGGAAAAAACTGGAATCAAAGCAAAGACACGTAAAAGAGCAGTGCCATACCTGTGGAGCTCGAGCATGGAAAGGCTCTGGTTCCTTGCAAAACAACAGAAAAAACATTTACAAATCTAGCTTTACAGAGATGCACAACCAGTCGAAAAACGGATGCTGGAAACCAAATCCCCGAACAAACGAAAACCAAATTTACTCAGGAATCCGATAGTAGCGAGGTCTAGTTCTCTGGTCATCAGCTGAAATCGCCTTGTTGGAAAATCGGGCATTTGAACACATAAACAAAAGAGCCAAaattagaataaaaataaaaataaaaaccaaaatttaaacgTAAGTTGTATCTGCAGAGGAAACgccacccaaaaacaaaatacccGAGGACTCGAGCTAAGTTTTGAAAGAGAAGTCGAGCTAGAATCCTAGGAGTCGTCGCCGGCCAATTGAATCATCAAAGATAAGGCAACGATGACTGggtattttagagagagaatcaAGCGACTGGATATTTTGATTTGCCGTTGGAGATTGGAACGGTCTTGATGAATTTTGGTTTCGGGAGAGCGGAACGACGCAGAAGAGTCGAATATATTTAATTTctagttacttttttttttttttttttttttagtaaacaaAGAACgagtcaaatatatttaatttaatgtttaatgCATGGGTTCTATTAACAACcaatagaataaaaattaaaacaaattttgattattttttaatagttaatgtaactctaggccgaataaaataataaaacaaatatttgaaaCATCTATTGGAAAATAAGAGAATTTAGCACTTGTATTCAATTTGCCACATCagtcattaaataaaattttgatatactatatttgacatctcctttggaaatACTCTAAGGATCCTTGGATAAGTTATATATGTAATAGGCGTAATACGGTTGGTATTACTTTTTAAATATGGGATTCAATTATTCATTACTCTTTTATGTGTCTAAATATGATTAGTGAGTATCACCACTAAGTATTGTCACGTGGTACTAGTGGACTCTAAGCTTGCTAATGGATTCTAACATTTGCATCTAATTAGTTCGATTTCCCTTGATGTATATCCTTCTTTGTCATATTTATAATGCAACAAGATACAAGACTAATTACCTTGAAACAGAAAATAATGATATCCTAATTGAACAAATAATTCTAAATCcacaaaaactttgaaaccTAAATATCGTTTTTCCTTCTAAAGACTACCTAATTAGGACTTAGGAGATCCAATGTACGTAATTCATAATTTACTTAATTTCATAACAATTCCCTTCTTCAACTCCTACTCCAACACTTTGGGAATTACACTACAGCGTTCTACAGAATTCAACGACAAGAGTATATATATTATCACAAAAcggaaatttaaatttatttcacTTGTAGTATCAAAGAGAAAGCAAACAATTCAAACAAATATATTAAAACATGGTTTCAACGAAAGACCAGTACAAAGACTGGCTCATTCGTATTTTGTTGGCCAATGGTGATGCCTTATTATTGAATTTAGTAAAGAGAACAACTAGTCCAAATTGAAGGCCTAAAGAGGCACGGGTTCGACAAAGAGTGAAATCACAATATCCTTGAGAAAGATTCCAGCATGAGTAAAGCCATCGTCATGTTTGTATATAACTTCAATCATTCGTGCAAAATTGACAATTCGTAGTATTAGCTGCATGGGGAAAATGGTAGGGCGGTGGCACGTTTCGTTTACGTCCTTCCATGCATTATTCACTTGCTTGCTTAGTTCGATTATTGCTTGTTCCTCTGTGGCATTATGTTCTTTCATGTAGCATTCCACAGATGAGGCAACATGCCCTCTCTTCTGCTCAaacttcaaaaattaaaaaaaaaaaaaaaacatatcaaGGCTAtatagtagtagtagtagtagtagtagtagtagaaCAAATCTAGCTAATAAAGAATCAACAAAAAACAATTTGGAGAATTATTTGATTCTGAACTTTAGTCGAATTGAAGTTTTCGCTATTGAACTAAAAATCTTTGAATATTGATCCTTGAACTTGCCACAGTGTGGAGCATTGATATTTTCGAGGATGGAAGTTCTAACAAAGCAACTCAAAAGAATCATTATTCCACACCGTTACAAGTTCATAGACCAGTACTCAGAAATTTTTTGTTCTAGAATCTATACTCTAATTTTCTCAAGGAAAAGAATGGTAATACTACATAGTAATGAATTTATATAATTAAGTACATACCTTGCGAGACTTCATATCATCCACAAGTCTACAAATTAATGATGTTGCCTTTACAATCTTAGGGTCACTAAACACCCAATCCAAGGAGTCTTTTGTAACAACGCTTCCCATTCCAACAAAGGATGTGGTTGCTAACATGAAGTAGGCTGTATTAAGTGCTTCTGACAAATATTCATCCATGGTTGGTGTGTAGTTATCATAGAACCATTTCGCTTCCTTGAAGTAAGATTTAACTTGGATTTTCATCTGAGAGACGACCAAGCGATGTACATATACGTAATAAAGCTTCAATTAATCATGCTTCTATAATTAATTTACTCATGTAATACAAATTCCTACATAACAGTAATTAGTATGATGGAAAAGACATTTGTCTGTGAGACGTACTGCTTCTCTCGCATAGTGGATGCGATATGAGTTTCCCTCGTTTCCAAGCTTTTCCTCAATTTCAGCGTAGAGATCCAACAATGCTTGGTAACAGACTTTCATGTACTGCTCAGGAAGATGAACCGTAGCAGATATGTCCCACCTGATGATCCACGATGAAACATTTAAAATAAGCTAGTGAAACAATCCAAGAAGGCTATCATCCAAAAGTACTAACTGATGTTCGAATTTTCAGACGTCTTGCTTCTGTTAGAATCGCGTACTGTCGATGttcaatgaaataaaataaaaaatctagcTAATCAACCACTGTAAATTGTGAGATGAACAAATTAAACGATTATTATGAGTTtattttcaaacctttcaacagcTTCAGTAAACAGCTCTAGTTCTTCAAATGTGCCGTACACGTCATAAATATCATCAATAATGGCTGTGATGGCAGTAACTTTTCCTAATATCATCCTAGCAAAGGAGTATTCGGGTTCATAGTAGCACCCTAAAGCCCAAAGGTAGCTCTCAACTACTCTGTCCCTTGCAAACGGTAACTTGTTTACAAAGTCCAACTCCTTCCACCATCTGCATTAATTAATTTAAGTGCAATTTGATTAATGCATTAGTTAACTAGTTTTGCATGAAGTTGATGGTATTAATTGCcaataatacacacacacacacacacacacacacacacacacatatatatgtataataaccttgtaatttcacttagttCCTTCTGATGGACTTTCTGCAAGAGGTTGAAATCCAACTTTGCAAAAGTTAGGAGAGTCTCATTATGTGAATTCTTTTCGCAGTCGATGGACAAGTAACGCCTTGCTTCTAGCCTTGGGACGCCCTTCCAGAATGGCTGGTACAATGCATGCTTTACTTGTTGCAAAAGTGGCCCGGGGCTTAAACGATGTGCTGCTGACTCGAGATGAGTGGTGGTGAAGCTTAATGCCTCTTCTAGTATATCTTCTCCGTGTACCCTCAGATGCGTAGCTTCGTACAAGCTTAGTAGTCCGACGATATCATTCGTGAGTGATCCCTTAAATTTCGCATCATTGACGTCCTTGAACTTGTTGAACATGTctgcttcaaaaaaaaaaaaattaattaattcatgcATTACGTGCTTAAttagagggaaaaaaaatttaatccgTATATAGCTATAGAACAATCCATGGGCACCGAGAGGGCCGGCAGGGggaacttaccacatgaaataTTATAACCTTGTTGTCTAAGCAATCGAAAATAGAGAGCAGCAGCGTGAAGATCCTCATCATAATCACTTCCTTGGTGATAACAGAGATAAGAGTTGTTGTGAATTTGCAGCAAAACTTGATCAATCTCGTTTTCAAAATGGCGGGAGACGCCTAAGCGCTGAATGGCATCAATCAATTCCAATTTTTTCAAAGGTTTACAAGGTATTGGAGCCATTATCATCGTCTTCACTCTTTCCTTCAGTTCTTGAATACGTTGCTCTTCTTCTATGTTTGTTTCCTGAACAGACAAATTGAAACGGAATtagaaagaatgaaaaaaataataaatatataatgacAAACTATTAGTCTAAATGAATTTCGCACAATAGAAGCATATGATAAGAAATAATCGCCCCAAATGGTGGGAGAGAAATTTGCTGAACGTCGATTAACATCATTAGTAGTCATTTTTGGGGTTTGATGTGGTTGAGGTGcagacattttatttttcaagggCTGGTGGGAGTTGGAGGCGGTTATTTGCGACTTATATACACTTCCCGGGTGGTGTGTCTTTTTTGGGGTGGTTCTTTTGGGCGAAGTTGAAGGGTTGGCCTGGTGGGCGTGTAATagtattttctttattcttagtctcacaatgggttaataataatgtaattcaaccagttgtttattaaatattatttttttttattcttaatgtaaattttatAGAGACCAATTTGATTATGTGGATTCAACTGCTTTATTACATTATTAAACaataatttgataattaatttaatcacattattatccgcgtgcgaaaaaccttttttataacctgcattacacgcctcttaagatgctttgaacgtgtttaaaaatagagaaaataatatttaataaacaacttattgTTTTATGAggtgtgtaatgccggttataaaaaaaaaatatttcgcacgtggataataatgtgattaaattagttgtcaaatgattgtttttttttccttttaaaaaacgatattatctacattaagagagaaggggtgggcttagcctcacaataggctatcaataatgtgattcaataagttgtttattaaatattattttctttattcttaatgtaaattccacaaagaccaattttattatatgaatttagatgctttaattggtttatgagtgatttcttctagcatgatctaaaattattcagttacttcaaatatttgacttttcttttgttaatttacgCAAAtgaatacatttaaaatgtgtaagtcaTACGTAGCACcccgtgattaaaaaaaaaaaaaccttttacaCGCTAGTGAGCGTGTGC is a genomic window containing:
- the LOC137715148 gene encoding (-)-germacrene D synthase-like, with translation MSAPQPHQTPKMTTNDVNRRSANFSPTIWGDYFLSYASIETNIEEEQRIQELKERVKTMIMAPIPCKPLKKLELIDAIQRLGVSRHFENEIDQVLLQIHNNSYLCYHQGSDYDEDLHAAALYFRLLRQQGYNISCDMFNKFKDVNDAKFKGSLTNDIVGLLSLYEATHLRVHGEDILEEALSFTTTHLESAAHRLSPGPLLQQVKHALYQPFWKGVPRLEARRYLSIDCEKNSHNETLLTFAKLDFNLLQKVHQKELSEITRWWKELDFVNKLPFARDRVVESYLWALGCYYEPEYSFARMILGKVTAITAIIDDIYDVYGTFEELELFTEAVERWDISATVHLPEQYMKVCYQALLDLYAEIEEKLGNEGNSYRIHYAREAMKIQVKSYFKEAKWFYDNYTPTMDEYLSEALNTAYFMLATTSFVGMGSVVTKDSLDWVFSDPKIVKATSLICRLVDDMKSRKFEQKRGHVASSVECYMKEHNATEEQAIIELSKQVNNAWKDVNETCHRPTIFPMQLILRIVNFARMIEVIYKHDDGFTHAGIFLKDIVISLFVEPVPL